The Phycisphaerae bacterium RAS1 genome includes a region encoding these proteins:
- the metC_2 gene encoding Cystathionine beta-lyase, translated as MSQTHSPFDPAESFAAMRHEFGEHGGVNMSIEASTTFTVMHAHTMPEIFHGQRGPDAGGCFLYGRHFNPTVYVLGRQIAAIEGATAGYATSSGLGAIAATLMQLCNHGDHIVAGHTIYGGTFALLNEYLPLKAGITTTFVPVFDLKAVEQAITPRTRAIYVETVSNPTLRVADIPRLAAIARARDVRLVVDNTFTPMIVTPIRLGADIVVHSLTKFMNGASDIIAGAVVGSTQFISSMMDLHTGSLMLLGPTMDPRVAFEISLRLPHLGLRMAEHGRRAQIFAERLDRLGLPVTYPGLADHPDHALLKSMANAGYGLGGILAIDLETQERAEALMETLQNKQHFGYMAVSLGFFDTLMSCSAASTSSELSQEDQRRAGIRPGLVRMSLGISGSLEQRWEQLETALRKLRLV; from the coding sequence ATGAGCCAAACGCACTCTCCCTTCGACCCCGCCGAGTCCTTCGCCGCCATGCGGCACGAGTTCGGCGAGCACGGCGGCGTGAACATGTCGATCGAGGCCAGCACGACTTTCACCGTCATGCACGCCCACACCATGCCCGAGATCTTCCACGGTCAGCGTGGCCCCGACGCCGGCGGCTGCTTTCTATACGGCCGGCACTTCAACCCGACGGTCTATGTCCTGGGCCGCCAGATCGCCGCCATTGAAGGCGCGACCGCGGGCTACGCTACCTCCAGCGGGCTGGGCGCCATCGCCGCGACGCTGATGCAGCTCTGCAACCACGGCGACCACATCGTCGCCGGCCACACCATCTACGGCGGCACGTTCGCGCTGCTGAACGAGTATCTGCCCCTCAAGGCCGGCATCACCACGACCTTCGTGCCCGTCTTTGACCTGAAAGCGGTCGAGCAGGCGATCACGCCGCGCACCCGCGCGATCTACGTCGAAACGGTGAGCAACCCGACGCTGCGCGTGGCGGATATCCCGCGCCTGGCGGCCATCGCCCGCGCCCGCGACGTTCGGCTGGTGGTGGACAACACCTTCACGCCGATGATCGTGACTCCGATTCGCCTCGGGGCCGACATCGTCGTCCACTCGCTCACGAAGTTCATGAACGGCGCCAGCGACATCATCGCCGGCGCCGTCGTCGGCTCGACGCAGTTCATCTCCAGCATGATGGACCTGCACACCGGCTCGCTGATGCTCCTGGGACCGACCATGGACCCGCGCGTCGCCTTCGAAATCAGCCTGCGCCTCCCGCACCTCGGCCTGCGCATGGCCGAGCACGGCCGCCGCGCACAGATTTTCGCCGAGCGCCTCGACCGGCTCGGCCTGCCCGTGACCTACCCCGGACTGGCAGATCATCCGGATCACGCCCTGCTGAAGAGCATGGCGAACGCTGGCTACGGCCTGGGCGGCATTCTGGCGATCGATCTGGAGACGCAGGAGCGGGCCGAAGCGCTCATGGAGACGCTCCAGAACAAGCAGCACTTCGGCTACATGGCCGTGAGCCTCGGCTTCTTCGACACGCTCATGTCCTGTTCAGCGGCCAGCACGTCGAGCGAGCTGAGCCAGGAAGACCAGCGCCGCGCCGGCATCCGCCCGGGGCTGGTGCGGATGTCGCTCGGCATCAGCGGCTCGCTGGAGCAGCGCTGGGAGCAGCTTGAGACGGCGCTGCGAAAGCTGCGGCTGGTTTAG
- the aat gene encoding Leucyl/phenylalanyl-tRNA--protein transferase, with translation MSRRRPPLTPEIVLLGYRAGVFPMDDHGEIAWFSPDPRCIFELDRFNASRSLRKTIQRGVFEVRINSSFRQVVDACADRDDGTWISAEIKRVYCKLFEWGLAHSVETWRAGALAGGLYGVAIGGAFFGESMFHRATDASKVAMAALVERLRERDFQLLDAQWITPHLESLGATEISRDEYLTRLESAINLSCRFA, from the coding sequence ATGAGCCGCCGCCGACCGCCGTTGACGCCCGAGATTGTGCTGCTGGGCTACCGCGCCGGCGTGTTTCCGATGGACGATCACGGCGAGATCGCCTGGTTCAGCCCCGATCCGCGCTGCATCTTTGAGCTGGATCGCTTCAACGCGTCGCGCAGTCTGCGGAAGACGATTCAGCGCGGCGTTTTCGAGGTTCGGATCAACAGTTCGTTCCGGCAGGTTGTCGATGCGTGCGCTGATCGTGACGACGGGACGTGGATTTCGGCGGAGATCAAGCGCGTCTACTGCAAGCTGTTTGAGTGGGGGCTGGCGCACAGCGTTGAAACCTGGCGCGCGGGAGCGCTGGCCGGCGGGCTGTATGGCGTCGCCATCGGCGGCGCGTTTTTCGGCGAGTCCATGTTCCACCGGGCCACGGACGCGTCGAAGGTGGCCATGGCGGCGCTGGTTGAGCGGCTGCGCGAGCGCGACTTTCAGCTTCTGGACGCGCAATGGATCACGCCGCACCTGGAGTCGCTGGGCGCGACTGAGATTTCGCGGGACGAATATCTGACTCGACTGGAATCGGCCATAAACCTGTCGTGCCGATTTGCGTGA
- the hspA_2 gene encoding Spore protein SP21: protein MFRNRNFTGDVFNALRNELDRVVGDVADAFDVNAIGRLRAFPAINMWEDGDRLYAEAELPGLTMEQIEVMVQGNDLIIKGRRDVENAQGITYHRRERITGEFVRHVTLPYEVNADKVEATLKDGVLLVIMPKADAARTRKIAVKTA, encoded by the coding sequence ATGTTCCGCAATCGAAACTTCACTGGAGACGTGTTCAACGCCCTGCGCAATGAGCTGGACCGCGTGGTCGGCGATGTGGCCGATGCCTTCGATGTCAACGCCATCGGACGCCTGCGGGCCTTTCCGGCCATCAACATGTGGGAAGACGGCGACCGGCTCTACGCCGAGGCCGAACTGCCCGGCCTGACGATGGAGCAAATCGAGGTGATGGTCCAGGGCAATGACCTGATCATCAAGGGCCGGCGCGATGTTGAGAACGCACAAGGCATCACCTATCACCGTCGTGAGCGCATCACCGGCGAGTTTGTCCGCCACGTGACGCTGCCCTACGAGGTCAACGCCGACAAGGTGGAAGCCACGCTCAAGGACGGCGTGCTGCTGGTGATCATGCCCAAGGCGGACGCGGCGCGGACGCGGAAGATCGCGGTCAAGACCGCGTAG
- a CDS encoding 18 kDa heat shock protein, translating to MTSTIEKRCCDLAQPEPTRGGTKYTPVVDILERGDELVLRADVPGASAENIDINYERGLLTLHARVAGRCPRDGSRRLLTEYGVGDFFRSFQIGEGIDAARISAEVSGGVLTLRLPKTEAVKSRRIAVRGA from the coding sequence ATGACATCGACGATTGAGAAACGCTGCTGCGACCTGGCTCAGCCCGAGCCGACCCGCGGCGGAACGAAGTACACGCCGGTGGTCGATATTCTCGAGCGCGGCGACGAGCTGGTGCTGCGGGCGGACGTGCCCGGGGCATCGGCCGAGAACATCGACATCAACTACGAGCGCGGCCTGCTCACGCTGCACGCGCGCGTCGCTGGGCGCTGCCCGCGAGACGGCTCGCGGCGGCTGCTGACTGAGTACGGCGTGGGTGACTTTTTCCGCTCGTTCCAGATTGGCGAGGGAATCGACGCCGCGCGCATCAGCGCTGAAGTGTCCGGCGGCGTGCTGACGCTGCGGCTGCCCAAGACCGAGGCGGTGAAGTCACGCCGGATCGCCGTCCGCGGCGCGTAG
- the yiaD gene encoding putative lipoprotein YiaD precursor: MLRGKLAAAACMMTALVFSVGCQDPNEATIRALQEKVDSLTNDNQSLRDQIARAMNERDAARAREMDLADQLAAAKRGGGGPGADGWNVVGNVAWTSIAENLLFDSGKATLKSSGGGLVDQVASKIQNEFPDASRIFVVGHTDSDPIRLTKNLWKDNLDLSLNRAATVTRELYGRGIDKKKVLACGQGEHNPKQPNNSKENKQKNRRVDIVVIRGGGSEPAPATPERGSPGGADSGN; encoded by the coding sequence ATGCTACGTGGAAAGCTGGCGGCGGCGGCATGCATGATGACCGCCCTCGTCTTCAGCGTCGGATGTCAGGACCCGAACGAAGCAACGATCCGCGCATTGCAGGAAAAAGTCGACTCACTCACCAACGATAACCAGAGCCTGCGCGACCAGATCGCCCGCGCCATGAACGAGCGCGACGCAGCCCGCGCCCGCGAAATGGACCTCGCCGATCAGCTCGCCGCCGCCAAACGCGGCGGAGGCGGCCCCGGCGCCGACGGTTGGAATGTCGTCGGCAACGTGGCCTGGACTTCGATTGCCGAGAATCTGCTGTTTGACTCCGGCAAGGCGACGCTGAAGTCCTCAGGCGGCGGATTGGTGGATCAGGTCGCGTCGAAAATTCAGAACGAGTTCCCGGACGCCAGCCGCATCTTCGTCGTCGGCCACACGGACAGCGACCCGATCCGCCTGACGAAGAACCTCTGGAAAGACAACCTCGATCTGAGCCTGAACCGTGCCGCCACGGTAACGCGCGAGCTCTACGGCCGCGGCATCGACAAGAAAAAGGTGCTGGCCTGCGGTCAGGGCGAGCACAATCCGAAACAGCCGAACAACTCCAAGGAAAACAAGCAAAAGAACCGCCGCGTGGATATCGTCGTCATCCGTGGCGGCGGCAGCGAACCGGCGCCGGCGACGCCCGAGCGTGGTTCCCCCGGCGGCGCCGACAGCGGCAACTAG
- the recG gene encoding ATP-dependent DNA helicase RecG, translated as MTDFRADTPVQYVKGIGPQRAAALETLGVRSVGDLLEYFPFRYEEDLGQVQIADLQPGMQATIRGQVTRVRGRFPTFTAEVADESDSCRLRWFNQSGGHGLYVGAQVVATGKVQVYGDRLEMVQPSIRVYTPDAPLPALAGGAARQLGVYSANDRIKSPTIQRAVQTVLMQPKLPIVDPLPPDLLKRHSLPPREKAIRDMHAPPDDKSLNAARRRLAYEELFLMELAMALRRRKRVTLQRGQVLRTTAEIDRRIRARFPFALTPSQDAVIRDITRDLGSGRPMTRLVQGDVGSGKTVVALYACLVAIACGRQAAIMAPTEILAQQHFERVEQYLAGSRVRRTLLSGALSRGQRAAALGAIERGELDLIVGTQALLEKDVAFRNLAVVIVDEQHKFGVLQRAAFRTKGPMPHYLVMTATPIPRTLSMTVFGDLDVSIVKQPPPGRGRIITRVVTRGQWDTVMTYVRKRLEAGEQAYVVCPALGEDATGQDSNDQDSTGLSEPGAPSTGLTSSLSRTSDRRELTPPLGAAGSEKRGPTPPLGAAGSDKRGVAADLGRRAPPRSAAPADRSADLIAATTVFNRLRSGPWRELRLALLHGRMSPAEKKSTIAAFQSGKLHAVVSTTVVEVGVDVPGATIMIVENADRFGLSQLHQLRGRVGRGRKESLCVLIAYARSPKAAERLGVLAETSDGFRIAEADLRQRGPGELFGTRQHGLPALRVANPVDDFKLLEQARDDAFKLIETDPQLRDSGNSGLLAALRRVFGEKLALIDAA; from the coding sequence GTGACTGACTTTCGCGCCGACACGCCGGTTCAGTATGTCAAGGGCATCGGCCCGCAGCGGGCGGCGGCGCTTGAGACGCTGGGGGTCCGGTCGGTCGGCGACCTGCTCGAGTATTTCCCGTTCCGCTACGAGGAGGACCTGGGCCAGGTCCAGATCGCCGACCTGCAGCCCGGAATGCAGGCCACGATTCGCGGGCAGGTGACCCGTGTGCGGGGGCGCTTTCCAACCTTTACCGCCGAGGTCGCCGACGAAAGCGACTCCTGCCGCCTGCGCTGGTTCAACCAGTCCGGCGGGCATGGCCTGTACGTCGGCGCCCAGGTCGTCGCGACCGGCAAGGTGCAGGTTTATGGTGATCGTCTCGAGATGGTGCAGCCCAGCATTCGCGTTTACACGCCCGACGCGCCGCTGCCGGCGCTGGCGGGCGGCGCCGCGCGGCAGCTTGGCGTGTACTCCGCCAACGACCGAATCAAATCGCCGACGATCCAGCGGGCGGTGCAGACCGTGCTGATGCAGCCGAAGCTGCCGATCGTCGATCCGCTCCCGCCGGACCTGCTGAAGCGACACAGCCTGCCGCCGCGCGAAAAGGCCATCCGCGACATGCACGCCCCGCCGGACGACAAATCGCTGAACGCCGCCCGCCGCCGGCTGGCGTATGAAGAGCTGTTCCTGATGGAGCTGGCGATGGCGCTCAGGCGGCGGAAGCGCGTCACGCTGCAGCGCGGGCAGGTGCTGCGCACGACAGCCGAAATCGACCGTCGCATCCGCGCCCGCTTCCCATTCGCGCTGACGCCATCGCAGGACGCGGTCATCCGCGACATCACGCGCGACCTGGGGAGCGGCCGGCCGATGACGCGCCTCGTTCAGGGCGACGTCGGCAGCGGAAAGACCGTCGTTGCGCTGTATGCGTGTCTGGTCGCCATCGCCTGCGGGCGGCAGGCGGCGATCATGGCCCCGACCGAAATCCTCGCTCAGCAGCACTTCGAGCGCGTCGAGCAGTATCTCGCCGGCAGCCGCGTCCGCCGAACGCTGCTCAGCGGAGCGCTCTCCCGCGGCCAGCGCGCGGCCGCGCTGGGCGCCATCGAGCGCGGCGAGCTGGACCTGATCGTCGGCACGCAGGCCCTGCTCGAAAAAGACGTCGCGTTTCGCAACCTCGCGGTCGTCATCGTCGACGAGCAGCACAAGTTCGGCGTGCTTCAGCGGGCCGCGTTTCGCACGAAAGGGCCGATGCCGCACTACCTGGTCATGACCGCCACGCCGATTCCGCGCACGCTCTCGATGACGGTCTTCGGCGACCTCGATGTGTCGATCGTGAAGCAGCCGCCGCCCGGCCGCGGCAGGATCATCACCCGCGTCGTGACGCGCGGACAGTGGGACACGGTGATGACCTACGTTCGCAAGCGACTCGAAGCCGGCGAACAGGCGTACGTCGTCTGTCCAGCCTTGGGCGAAGACGCGACAGGTCAGGACTCGAACGATCAGGACTCGACTGGTCTTTCCGAACCCGGTGCGCCAAGCACCGGGTTGACGTCCTCGCTTTCGCGAACTTCCGATCGCCGGGAGCTCACCCCGCCGCTTGGCGCGGCGGGTTCGGAAAAGCGCGGCCCTACCCCGCCTCTCGGCGCGGCGGGTTCGGACAAGCGCGGCGTCGCGGCGGATTTGGGCAGGCGCGCCCCCCCGCGCAGCGCCGCGCCGGCCGACCGCTCCGCGGACCTGATCGCCGCCACAACCGTCTTCAACCGTCTCCGCAGCGGCCCCTGGCGTGAGCTACGGCTCGCCCTGCTGCACGGCCGCATGAGCCCGGCCGAAAAGAAAAGCACGATCGCCGCATTTCAATCGGGCAAGCTTCACGCGGTCGTTTCCACCACGGTGGTCGAAGTCGGCGTCGACGTGCCCGGCGCGACCATCATGATTGTTGAGAATGCCGACCGCTTCGGCCTTTCGCAGCTCCACCAGCTTCGCGGGCGAGTGGGCCGCGGGAGAAAAGAGAGCCTGTGCGTGCTGATCGCCTACGCGCGCTCCCCGAAGGCCGCTGAGCGGCTCGGCGTTCTCGCGGAAACAAGCGACGGCTTTCGCATCGCCGAAGCCGACCTGCGGCAGCGCGGCCCCGGCGAGCTGTTCGGCACGCGCCAGCACGGCCTGCCGGCGCTGCGCGTCGCGAATCCCGTCGATGATTTCAAGCTGCTTGAGCAAGCCCGTGATGACGCCTTCAAGCTGATCGAAACCGATCCGCAGCTCCGCGACTCGGGCAACAGCGGGCTGCTCGCCGCCCTGCGGCGTGTCTTCGGTGAAAAGCTCGCCCTGATCGACGCGGCATAG
- a CDS encoding LysM domain/BON superfamily protein, protein MTRLAWIAILPFVLFFSACAEKKPEPTADSAATTEPPPASSSRQPIPLAASTPRSTDPMTSGTTGYDPYAPPPSDVYNDGVSTPPGGSARKSIGKSKSSSDESLAPRSSAKSASKSSGKSGGRTYVVRKGDTLSEISEKMYGDADKWEKIYNANKSRVKDPKRLKVGTKLVIP, encoded by the coding sequence ATGACGCGCCTGGCATGGATCGCCATTCTCCCTTTCGTTCTCTTCTTTTCCGCTTGCGCCGAAAAGAAACCCGAGCCGACGGCTGATTCGGCCGCGACGACCGAGCCGCCGCCGGCGAGCAGCTCACGCCAGCCGATCCCGCTCGCCGCCAGCACGCCGCGCTCTACCGACCCGATGACCTCGGGCACGACCGGGTACGACCCCTACGCCCCGCCGCCGTCGGACGTCTACAACGACGGCGTCTCGACGCCGCCCGGCGGGTCAGCCAGGAAGTCGATCGGCAAGAGCAAGAGCAGTTCCGATGAGTCGCTCGCCCCGCGCAGCAGCGCCAAGTCTGCGTCCAAATCGAGCGGCAAATCCGGCGGACGAACGTACGTGGTCCGCAAAGGCGACACGCTGTCGGAGATATCGGAGAAGATGTACGGCGACGCCGACAAATGGGAGAAGATCTACAACGCGAATAAGTCGCGGGTGAAAGACCCCAAGCGGCTCAAAGTCGGAACGAAGCTCGTAATTCCGTAA
- the sigW_6 gene encoding ECF RNA polymerase sigma factor SigW, with amino-acid sequence MESHEADRYLIEAVQRGESGAWREVIGRYQGRLLSFARRMLADQSEAEDVVQETFLGLLRSMPGYDRSRSLETYLFAIIRNKLHDHFRKTQKGQRESLEQVDEEGAVVDRDTPSRYLAGSEMLSGQRGALVAALRTWAGQCCEQHRFQDLVVIEMLIVLGLRNKEVASDLDLTETAVAGVKFRVLEQWRKLTQLSPQSRDWEEADLAASSTLARIWVEEGISCPKRSTLGRYLLGTMDDDWNEFIEFHVKTAGCDRCSANLDDLAAEDREAPAGGDALRERYFASSVGFLSQAPKTE; translated from the coding sequence GTGGAATCGCACGAAGCGGACCGCTACCTGATTGAAGCCGTCCAGCGCGGCGAGAGCGGCGCCTGGCGCGAGGTGATCGGGCGCTACCAGGGGCGGCTGCTGAGCTTCGCGCGGCGGATGCTGGCGGACCAGAGCGAAGCGGAGGACGTCGTCCAGGAGACGTTCCTGGGCCTGCTACGAAGCATGCCGGGGTACGATCGCTCGCGGTCGCTGGAGACCTACCTGTTCGCGATCATCCGCAACAAGCTGCACGATCATTTTCGCAAGACGCAGAAGGGACAGCGCGAGAGCCTGGAGCAGGTGGACGAGGAGGGAGCGGTGGTCGATCGCGACACGCCCAGCCGCTACCTGGCCGGATCGGAGATGCTGAGCGGGCAGCGCGGGGCGCTGGTGGCGGCGCTGCGTACCTGGGCCGGGCAGTGCTGCGAGCAGCACCGCTTCCAGGACCTGGTCGTGATCGAGATGCTCATCGTGCTCGGGCTGCGGAACAAGGAAGTCGCCAGCGACCTGGACCTGACCGAGACGGCGGTGGCGGGCGTGAAGTTCCGCGTGCTGGAGCAGTGGCGCAAGCTCACGCAGCTTTCGCCGCAGTCGCGCGACTGGGAGGAGGCCGACCTCGCCGCCAGCAGCACGCTGGCACGCATCTGGGTCGAGGAGGGCATCTCCTGCCCGAAACGCTCGACGCTCGGGCGCTACCTGCTCGGGACGATGGATGATGACTGGAACGAGTTCATCGAGTTCCACGTCAAGACCGCCGGCTGCGACCGCTGCTCGGCGAATCTGGATGACCTGGCGGCGGAGGATCGGGAGGCGCCGGCCGGCGGCGACGCGCTGCGCGAGCGCTACTTCGCATCGAGCGTCGGTTTCCTCTCGCAGGCGCCGAAAACCGAGTGA
- a CDS encoding STAS domain protein has translation MAKQSQVTVERRGDVAILSILCRSMDEPAAQQLHDDGLAASSEGPTRALVVDMSKVEFAPSVALGAFIRLAQALKLSGQRLVIVGVTQRVHGTFSVTRLDKVLERAPTRDDALRMLGAV, from the coding sequence ATGGCCAAACAGAGCCAAGTGACCGTGGAACGCCGCGGCGACGTGGCAATTCTGAGCATCCTCTGCCGCTCGATGGACGAACCCGCCGCGCAGCAGCTTCATGACGACGGCCTGGCGGCGTCATCGGAGGGACCGACGCGGGCGCTGGTGGTGGATATGTCGAAGGTCGAGTTCGCGCCGAGCGTGGCGCTCGGGGCGTTCATTCGACTGGCGCAGGCGCTCAAGCTCAGCGGGCAGCGGCTGGTGATTGTCGGCGTCACGCAGCGGGTCCACGGCACGTTCAGCGTCACGCGGCTCGACAAGGTGCTCGAACGCGCCCCCACGCGAGACGACGCGCTGCGCATGCTGGGGGCAGTCTGA
- a CDS encoding translocation protein TolB, with protein MFATRALRPIGCLLLLASCAAAEDAAKVTIEAHKREVLCVAVSPDGKRLASGSQDNSVKLWDAVTHKETATLAGHKGAVQCLAFAPSGGLLASGEMYHVIKVWDPATGKATAECKHEASVNGLAFSPDGKTLATVSTDHALKLWDPTQGKELASLKEHKYAVLAVAFSPDGKLLATCDDDGSVFLWDAAERKVRWTTKADEREARCLAFSPDSRQLVVGGATAVILLDAETGKPQPAFDGPKTQGNAVAFSPDGKRIAVGTQDSPVLLLDAATGQAQATWMGHERPVMGVAFMPDGKQVVSAGRDRTVKFWSVPQ; from the coding sequence ATGTTCGCAACCCGCGCACTCCGGCCGATCGGGTGTCTTCTTCTTCTGGCGAGTTGCGCGGCGGCTGAAGACGCCGCAAAGGTCACGATCGAAGCGCACAAGCGGGAAGTGCTGTGCGTGGCAGTTTCGCCGGACGGGAAGCGGCTAGCCTCGGGCAGCCAGGATAATTCCGTCAAGCTGTGGGATGCGGTCACGCACAAGGAGACCGCCACACTCGCAGGGCACAAAGGCGCAGTTCAGTGTCTCGCGTTCGCACCCTCGGGCGGCCTGCTCGCGTCGGGAGAGATGTACCACGTAATCAAGGTCTGGGACCCGGCGACCGGCAAAGCGACGGCGGAGTGCAAGCACGAGGCCAGCGTCAACGGCCTGGCCTTCTCGCCGGACGGAAAGACGCTCGCTACGGTCAGCACCGATCACGCGCTCAAGCTGTGGGATCCGACGCAAGGCAAGGAACTGGCCAGTCTCAAGGAACACAAGTACGCCGTGCTGGCGGTCGCTTTCTCGCCCGATGGCAAGCTCCTCGCGACGTGCGACGACGACGGCAGTGTCTTTCTCTGGGATGCCGCCGAGCGAAAAGTACGCTGGACCACGAAGGCGGACGAGCGCGAGGCGCGCTGCCTCGCGTTTTCCCCGGATTCCCGTCAACTCGTGGTCGGCGGCGCGACCGCCGTCATTCTGCTGGACGCCGAAACGGGCAAGCCGCAGCCCGCGTTTGACGGACCAAAGACGCAGGGCAACGCGGTTGCGTTCTCACCCGACGGAAAGCGCATCGCCGTCGGCACGCAGGATTCCCCCGTCCTCCTGCTCGACGCGGCCACCGGCCAGGCGCAGGCCACGTGGATGGGACACGAGCGGCCGGTCATGGGAGTGGCGTTCATGCCCGATGGCAAACAGGTCGTCTCGGCCGGCCGGGACCGGACGGTGAAGTTCTGGAGCGTGCCGCAGTAG
- a CDS encoding antiporter inner membrane protein → MPDVTATKEAIAKRLRSISLPDQPRDVVSSGFVRGVSYCDGVARIMYELPAALMNPPAQEHLHRETLTAIMAVDGLKSVNVEFATQPPPRSTNTLPGVKHVIAVGAGKGGVGKSTVAVLLAAGMQRMGLKVGLLDADVYGPSLPMMTGTGGMQPYADESGRIVPPEFDGIKIMSMGFIVPPDQAVVWRGPMAQKYVKEFLDRGDWGDLDYLIVDLPPGTGDIPLTLAQSIPLSGAVLVCTPQDVALLDAMKALRMYQKLGVEPLGIVENMSYYLCPHCGHRDEIFSHGGAEQAARESGVPFLGGIPLNAAIRVSGDAGLPFENFTKAEPYVITALNQVVKRVIDEVETHTKQRMPLPQLKIV, encoded by the coding sequence GTGCCCGACGTAACCGCCACCAAGGAGGCCATTGCCAAGCGCCTCCGTTCGATTTCACTGCCCGACCAGCCGCGCGATGTCGTGTCGTCAGGATTCGTCCGCGGCGTTTCGTATTGCGACGGCGTCGCCCGGATCATGTACGAACTCCCCGCGGCCCTCATGAACCCGCCGGCGCAGGAGCACCTGCACCGCGAGACGCTGACGGCGATTATGGCCGTGGACGGCCTCAAATCGGTGAACGTGGAGTTTGCCACGCAGCCGCCGCCGCGATCCACGAACACGCTGCCGGGCGTGAAGCACGTGATCGCGGTCGGCGCCGGCAAGGGCGGCGTCGGCAAGAGCACGGTCGCGGTGCTGCTCGCCGCCGGCATGCAGCGAATGGGTCTGAAGGTCGGGCTGCTGGACGCGGATGTATACGGCCCGTCGCTACCGATGATGACCGGCACCGGCGGAATGCAACCGTATGCCGACGAGAGCGGGCGCATCGTTCCGCCCGAATTCGACGGCATCAAGATCATGAGCATGGGCTTCATCGTCCCGCCGGACCAGGCGGTGGTGTGGCGCGGACCGATGGCGCAGAAGTACGTGAAAGAGTTTCTCGACCGCGGCGACTGGGGCGATCTGGATTACCTGATCGTCGATCTTCCGCCGGGCACGGGTGATATCCCGCTCACGCTGGCGCAGAGCATTCCGCTCTCCGGCGCCGTGCTAGTCTGCACGCCGCAGGATGTCGCGCTGCTCGATGCCATGAAGGCCCTGCGGATGTATCAGAAGCTCGGCGTCGAGCCGCTCGGGATCGTCGAGAACATGAGCTACTACCTCTGCCCGCACTGCGGTCATCGCGACGAGATTTTCAGCCACGGCGGAGCGGAGCAGGCGGCCCGCGAGTCAGGCGTGCCGTTCCTGGGAGGAATACCGCTCAACGCAGCGATTCGCGTCAGCGGCGACGCCGGCCTGCCTTTCGAGAATTTCACGAAGGCCGAGCCGTACGTCATCACCGCGTTGAACCAGGTTGTGAAACGCGTGATTGACGAGGTCGAGACGCATACCAAGCAGCGCATGCCACTTCCGCAGCTAAAGATCGTGTAG
- the arfB gene encoding Peptidyl-tRNA hydrolase ArfB: protein MVASAPDIDALRPWITVTFDRSGGPGGQNVNKLSTRATLLFDFERCPALAEPQHALIRTRLARRLSTDGQLRLVAQSSRTQEANRKDAERRLIELLTQALHVPRSRRPTRPTAASRRRRLQDKQRRSTVKQSRRGGDDA, encoded by the coding sequence ATGGTCGCGAGCGCCCCCGACATTGACGCACTGCGCCCCTGGATCACCGTCACGTTCGACCGCTCCGGCGGCCCCGGCGGGCAGAACGTCAACAAGCTCAGCACGCGCGCCACGCTCCTCTTCGATTTCGAGCGCTGTCCGGCCCTTGCGGAGCCGCAGCACGCCTTGATCCGCACGCGCCTCGCGCGGCGGCTCTCAACCGACGGGCAGCTCCGTCTCGTCGCCCAGTCCTCACGCACGCAGGAGGCCAATCGCAAGGATGCCGAAAGGCGCCTGATCGAGCTGCTCACGCAGGCGCTTCACGTTCCCCGCAGCCGCCGCCCGACGCGCCCCACCGCCGCCTCGCGACGGAGGCGCCTGCAAGACAAGCAGCGCCGCTCCACTGTCAAGCAATCCCGCCGCGGCGGCGACGACGCGTAG